CCGACGAGCTCGAAGCGCTGCTCGCGCTGCTCGGCTACGCGCCGGACGGCGACGCGGACGCGGACGGCGTGCGCGCGTGGCGCCACCCGGCGGGCCGACGCGTCAGCTTCCTCGGCGACCTCGTCGACCGCGGCCCACGCACGCCCGACGTGCTGCGGATCGCGATCGGGATGGTCGCCGCGGGGACGGCGCTTGCGGTGCCGGGCAACCACGACGCGAAGCTGCTCCGCGCCTTACGCGGGCACCTCGTACACCGCACGCACGGGCTGGAGCAGTCGCTGGAGCAGCTCGACGCGGCGACGCCCGGGCTGCGCGCGCGGACGGCCGCGTTCCTCGACGGGCTCCCGAGCCACTACGTGCTCGACGGCGGGCGGCTGGTCGTCGCACACGCCGGGATGCCGGCCGAGCTGCAGGGGCGCGATGCAGGGGCGGTGCGCGCGTTCGCGCTCTACGGCGGGGCCACGGGGGCGACCGACGAGTTGGGGCTGCCGGTGCGCGGGGCGTGGGCCGCGGCCTACCGCGGGCGCGCGGCGGTGGTCTACGGACACACGCCGGTGGCGGAGCCCGCGTGGGTGCACGACACGATCGACGTCGACACCGGGTGCGTGTTCGGCGGGCGGCTCACGGCGCTGCGCTGGCCGGAGCGCGGGCTGGTGTCGGTGCCCGCGCTCCGCCAGTACGCCGAACCGCGGCGCCCCTTCCGGTGACGCCGCGGCCGGCCTAACGACCGTTCGTTACTTCGACGCCGACCCCGGCTCGGCCATCTTGCGGTGCTGCTCCGCCTTCAGCGGCTCGGGGACGATTTCGGCCAGGACGCCCTGGATCTTCGTCTTGAGCGACTCCGCGATGACGTGGTCCTTGCCGGCCATCATCGCCTCGAAGCCCATGCGCGCCACCTCGGCCGCGTCGTCCTTCTTCGACGCGCCGACCTTCGTGTCGTCCATGTCGGCGCGGTGGAAGAAGTTCGTTTCGGTCGCGCCCGGCTGGAGCGCGGTCACGGTCACGCCCGTGTCCTTGAGCTCGTTGCGGATCGCCTCGGAGAAGCTGTGCACGAACGCCTTCGACGCGTTGTAGACCGCTTGGAAGGTGCCGGGCATGAGCGCGGCGATCGACGACGTGAAGAGCACGCGGCCCTGCCCGCGCGCGACCAGCCCCGGGATGAGGCGGTAGGCGAGGTGCACGGTCGACTTCACGTTGAGGTCGATCAGGTTGTCGATGCGGGCGAGGTCCTGGTCGAGGAACGCGCCGCCGAGCCCGACGCCGGCGTTGAGGGCGATCGCGTCGAGGGCGCGGCGGTCGTCGGCGAAGCGGGCGGCGAGGCGCTCGACGCCGTCGTCGGTCGCGAGGTCGACCTGGACCGGCTCGACCGTCGCGCCGGCGGCGCGCAACTCGGTCGCGGCCTGCTCGATGCCGGCGTCCTCGGCGGCGATCACGAGGTCGTAGCCGTGCTGGACGAACTGCCGGGCGAGTTCGAGCCCGATGCCGCTCGACGCGCCGGTGACGAGGGCGAGGGGACGGGTGGAAGATGTGGTGTCGGCCATTGGAAGCTCCTGGGATTCGAGAAGACGAGCCTTGGGGGGCGGCGGGTCTATGGCAAACGCGGCGCCGCGGGTTCCGCCGCCCCCCGAATCCGGGGGGCGGCGGAACCCGTGATTCCGTACCAAGTTCCGGCGCCGCGGGCGCGTACGGCGGGGCCGCGGGAACCGGGTTAGTCTTTCGGGCGCTCCGTGTTCGCGTTCCGCCCGACGACCTTCGGCCCGACGAGTGCCGCGTCCGCCCCGTGCTTCCAGACGATCCCGGTTCGACGGCGGGCCGGCGGTGACACGCGCGCCCGGCCGGAGCAACGGTGCGAGCCCTCGCCCCGCGGCGGTCCTCGCCGCGGCGCTGGCCGCCACTGCGTGCGCCCTCGCGGCGTTGCCGTCGGTCGCGCACGCGCACCCGGGGCTCGCGCCCGCGCCGCACGACCTCTGGCGGGCATGGCCGGCGAGCCCCGGCGTGGTCGCCGGGCTCGCGCTCGCGGGCGCCTGGTACGCGCTCGGCGTCCGCCGCGCGTGGCGGCGCGCTGGCGCCGGGCGCGGCGTGGCGCGGTGGCGCGCCTGGGCCTACGCCGCGGGGCTCGCGGCGATCGCCGTCGCACTCCTCACGCCGCTCGACGCCGTGTCCGACGCGCTCTTCACGGCGCACATGGGGCAGCACCTCCTGCTGATCCTCGTCGCGGCCCCGCTGCTCGCGGCGGGCGTGCCCGCGCTCGGGATGC
The Gemmatimonadetes bacterium T265 genome window above contains:
- a CDS encoding oxidoreductase; this encodes MVRNHGFRRPPDSGGGGTRGAAFAIDPPPPKARLLESQELPMADTTSSTRPLALVTGASSGIGLELARQFVQHGYDLVIAAEDAGIEQAATELRAAGATVEPVQVDLATDDGVERLAARFADDRRALDAIALNAGVGLGGAFLDQDLARIDNLIDLNVKSTVHLAYRLIPGLVARGQGRVLFTSSIAALMPGTFQAVYNASKAFVHSFSEAIRNELKDTGVTVTALQPGATETNFFHRADMDDTKVGASKKDDAAEVARMGFEAMMAGKDHVIAESLKTKIQGVLAEIVPEPLKAEQHRKMAEPGSASK